From one Pseudobdellovibrionaceae bacterium genomic stretch:
- the serS gene encoding serine--tRNA ligase, with translation MIDIKALEKNDVNPETGKAYTDEYKDSLANRGDDPGAVDRLLALNTERKALITQTEQARAEQNKVGQEIAKRKKNKEDASSLLEEMQALSGRVKEMTETAVQKEQELNDLLSRLPNKCHHTTPVGKGEEDNVEVRKVGEPRGQGFAAKEHTELGESLGIIDFDRAGKVTGARFTFLRGAASALERALIQFMMDVHSEEHGYEEMIPPFVVNSSSLFGTGQFPKFKEDVFHLDSTDYYLVPTAEVPVTNYFAQEILEEGDLPTKFVAYTPCFRSEAGSYGKDTKGLIRQHQFNKVELMVFAHPDKSYEAHEQLTGHAETILKKLELPYRVMALCTKDIGFGAAKCYDLEVWLPGQQKYREISSCSNFEDFQARRAEIRFRPSGPKAKPRYVHTLNGSGLAVGRTLIAIIENYQNEDGSISVPAVLQPYMRGLKCIEASKK, from the coding sequence ACGAATACAAGGATAGTCTGGCGAACCGGGGGGATGATCCGGGAGCAGTGGATCGCCTTCTAGCGCTCAACACAGAACGAAAGGCACTGATCACCCAAACCGAGCAGGCGCGGGCTGAACAAAACAAGGTTGGTCAGGAAATCGCTAAGCGCAAGAAGAATAAAGAGGACGCTTCATCTCTGTTGGAGGAAATGCAGGCCCTGAGTGGTCGGGTAAAGGAAATGACCGAAACCGCCGTTCAGAAGGAGCAGGAACTTAATGACCTGTTGTCCCGATTACCCAACAAATGCCACCACACAACTCCGGTCGGCAAGGGCGAAGAGGACAACGTGGAAGTCCGCAAAGTGGGAGAGCCTCGGGGCCAGGGCTTTGCGGCTAAGGAGCACACGGAGCTGGGAGAGTCTCTTGGCATCATCGATTTTGATCGGGCGGGAAAGGTCACAGGGGCCCGGTTTACCTTCTTGAGGGGAGCGGCCTCTGCTCTTGAGCGGGCGTTGATTCAGTTTATGATGGATGTTCACAGTGAAGAACATGGCTATGAGGAGATGATTCCTCCATTTGTCGTGAATAGCTCAAGTCTGTTCGGCACAGGGCAGTTTCCAAAGTTCAAGGAAGATGTTTTTCATTTGGACAGCACAGACTACTACTTGGTACCAACGGCCGAAGTCCCCGTGACCAATTATTTTGCCCAGGAAATCCTCGAGGAGGGAGACCTGCCAACTAAATTTGTGGCCTATACCCCCTGCTTTCGCTCAGAGGCTGGCAGTTATGGAAAAGACACCAAGGGACTCATTCGCCAGCACCAGTTCAACAAGGTAGAGCTGATGGTCTTTGCTCATCCGGACAAGTCCTATGAGGCTCATGAGCAGTTAACGGGTCACGCGGAAACGATCTTGAAAAAGTTGGAGCTTCCTTATCGAGTCATGGCTCTTTGTACCAAGGACATCGGATTTGGTGCGGCCAAATGCTATGACTTGGAGGTTTGGCTTCCTGGACAACAGAAGTATCGGGAAATCAGCTCTTGTTCTAACTTTGAGGACTTCCAGGCTCGGCGGGCGGAGATCCGCTTTAGGCCCAGCGGGCCCAAGGCAAAGCCTCGATATGTCCACACTCTGAATGGATCGGGCCTGGCTGTGGGGCGCACTTTGATTGCCATTATAGAGAACTACCAAAATGAAGATGGTAGCATTTCCGTGCCGGCAGTTCTTCAGCCCTATATGCGCGGACTGAAGTG